In the Glycine max cultivar Williams 82 chromosome 19, Glycine_max_v4.0, whole genome shotgun sequence genome, taattaaaaatactagtAGTAGTAACTagtaagtaattaattaatgcacATACCGCATAAAGGGCAGAGGAAAGTCTCATAGCATTGTGGAGTGACCAAGCTGAGGCCCTGTGGTCGACACACACGGCAATGATCACGCATTGAAAGCTTGCCATGAAACACATTAAGCCAGTGCTCGTGTAAGGAGCTGGAAATGTCTTGCTTATGTCTTTCTGAAAAACGTAATGATATAATAATGATTCTCTTAAAGAGGAAAATTAAACTACTTAAGATATATTGATGCTTAATTACTTGAATTATGAACCATGCTGCCCAAACAAGGGTGCTAAGAATTACGACCAAAGGGCCTAGGAACATGTTTCCTTTGCCAGAAGAGCTAGTTCCTTCCATTTTCTCAGCATATCTCCAGTGAATACTTGATTGGCCTAAACCAATGGTTTTTCCATGGTAAAatgacaaaagcaaggctccaCTCACACACAATATTGTCCCGAATACCTTTGCTAGACCAGCCCTCTTCTTGATTCCCAAATTCTCTTGTCTAACcatacaaaataaaacaataaaacatagTCAAATACCAATAACTTTCTTTTTTGGCCATTTGGAAGGCCTGGTGTGGAAATAAACGATAGGTCCAATTTGTTTGCTACCAACCTGAAGAGAACTGCAAGGATGAAAGTGAAAGCTGGGAGCAAATTTGTCAGTGCACATGCAATTGTAGCGGATGAATATTTCAGCCCCACAAAATAAAGCATCTGATTTCCTGTAACTCTGCATATTCAAGCTGAGTTGTGTCATTAAAATGCCAATATATGCTCAAGAAAACGAGATAGTTCATGATCTTCACTATATTATCTACTAGAGCTTTAAAAATAGTGActtggaaaaaataatttaaaaaattaaaagtctaAATAGCTGATTTTCCAATCCCCCTATTACTTTCAGGTGTATACTTTTTCATCTTATTCCACTTCTGTTCATGTTATTTGGAATGGATCTTTGGCAGGAATTCCATGCAGAGTCTTAAATATGGTCTAATTAGTAGATTGAAGAAGTCTGCATGCAGAACAAATTTTTATCTGTATACTTCTGCATTTTGATGTTGCTTCgggttattaatttatttttcgaactAATTGGCTATTCAGTTATCAATGGctttatgtttgtttgtttgtttttttttttttgaattatttcaCACAAAAAAGTAGAAATCTATCGTGagataaccaaaataaataaataaaagatattacaCCAAAAGCTTACCCGGTCAGGGACGAAAATAATATCTGAATCATAAGACGCTGTGTAATCCTGGGAAGCGTATTCCTGAGAGGAAAGGAgagattaaagaaaagaaatgaagtTGACTTATCAAATTCATTCATGCATGATGCAGTTACTGATCAGGGTAATTTTGTTGTTCTTTGTCTTGTCTCTATTCACTCACTCTAGTCCTTTGTTGTGTCTtcataaataaagttaataatatGCCTGCGGCAACAAGAACCTGACAATTTCCACCGAGATTATTTCTCGTAGAAGTACGAGAAAGCCATAAATGAAACTGCAATATTCAAGTCACGCGCTACTATAAATCTATGACTCTATACCCTTTTATAAGAAACTCCGTGAAACGTGTTGCACTATTTGTCTTAAGAATAGAAAGTTGCTGGCACGTAACATGCCCAGAGACTCATAACGCGTCCTACATGCATGCCGTTAGCGTCTTCATTATTTAGTCAAGCTTGAAGTTTAATTTCCCCATTAACTGTGCCACTAATGATTATGGTTGTTGTCTTGTTGCTAACCTTTTTGTGATCTTCTCTCCTTCTCTTCatgcattttcttcttttgtagaCTCTCAGCAAGGCAAGAAAAAGCCTCAttcatgaatttttattttcaccagTTTCATCAACCGTTAGAAAACGTTTTAGTATGATAGAGTCCAACGACGCTAATCATGTAGAacaacttctttcttttttttatttatttaagaagaATGCTAAATATATCCGTTActgtttttctaattattatttttgtctaaTATGAATGGAAAGTCCGTTACTTAATCATCAGAACAACATgtagcatttttcttttgagtGTCTCTCTACTCCATTTATATACagcaaacatatataaatagatAGACAGATAAATAACACAATCATGAATCAACCAAAACAAAAGGGACATCGACGGTGACACTCAAAGTGAGAATGTTATAGGTGCTTCAAAGTTGATCAAACCCTTTCATGCATGCATTgtgtatatatatgaaataaaacaaaaccagaaagggtatatatatatatatatataattaccaCTCGAGCCAATAAGCAAAGGGAGCAATGGACACAGTAGCAAAGAGTTGTCGATAAGCAACAAGGACAAGAGGGCTCATTCCAGATTCTATTGCAAGCTTTGAAGTAATGTTCATCACTGCATAGACCAATTGCACAAGAACCATTAAGAGGAACGCAACTAGACCGGCACCCATATCAATTCTCTCTTTCTCACCCCTCAGTCTTAATTTGAACTTTGGAGAGAGTGTTGTATGTGATGAATGAAATGCATGAGAGATAGTACGTGTACATATAAAGAGGAGCCGTGAACAACTTGCGTGAAGTAAGAGACAAATTAAAGAAACGGTGACAAGAATAGCTGCAAttgatcttttttaattttatttttacacaaaAGAAACGGTTTCCATGTATTTCTTGCGGGGTTTGGTAGCTTTCAATATTCATTAGAGTGATGAAGTAACTTATAACTAGTTGATTCCAGTCATGTGCATGTCAACAAAAGCAATAAATCAAGGGACCCATCACACTTCTCGTTGTAGGGCCATGCATTCTCACAAGTCTCACCCTACCCCAGGCTTGTTATTCCACGTTGCAACACATTGCATATACAGCTTCATGTGCTTCTCTCTTCCTTGAATTAAGCagcatttcaaaataaaaatagctaGAGAGAGTGAGGGAAGTTCCACTTTCAGGTACCCTTTAATTTTCAAGGTCTTGGTTAGTTACAATTTATGATATCATTTAACTCTTTGCCTTGGGAAATGTAAGTGAAGTAAATTTTTCCAGGTTACAGTTATGACTGTGCAGATCTCTTTTATTCATACAGCCAAATCTAAGGGCCTATTAGGAGATGGCTTTGAAGTTAAACTAGGCTAATTTTCAAAATGCAAGGTTTTTCTAGATTTTACTCCATCCCTATATTATCATATTCACCTTCACTTGCCCTCCCGATAAGTTTGTTCCTAATTTTGAATAAACGTTTTTTGTAATGCTATCTTAATGCAATATATAGACATTTGCTTTAACCATCTAGATTTCAaacttttctatatatatagttaagagTCATTAACTATTTTTCTCGTCGCGTCCAATTTGTCACTACATATACGTGGtgaaaggagagagaaaattaTCAATGCAAAGAGAATGTTAACTAGTGTTGGAACcctgattaagaaaaaaatagaaagtgttTCTAATGAAAAAATGTTTATGAACGGGAAATGAATTTAATGATTACtacttctttttaaaataataaacgtgttttaataaaatgttacaTGCACTGCTTAATAATGAAATCATCATCAATACTTGTACTGATTAGCAAAACCCAGTTATCAATTAATATGTAGTATAGATGCAGTTTAATACTACATATGCTTATTTTAGATCGGTATATGTGGcatatattcatttattacGGCATAATCCGGGGACTTAATTAATTCATACGTAAGGTAAGGCTAAGGCTATACTTCAGCTTAGGATTCAAACAAGTGTTTATTTCAGGTAAAGTAATGCAGCCAAAGTATAATGAtaacaagaaacaaaatcaacacGTAAAGGTGGAGTACAAGAGATGATTAAAgcaaaatattactaatataagtattattttttggacATGTAAATCCCTTTTTAAATGTAGAGATTGCAGGGATAAAATCTGtttatttaatagtattttCATTGAATcctaattaatcaatataattaagtcttttgaataatgataataaatttcGTATAATCTACTAAAATATCCACTACCAAACAACCCAAGTGGATTTCAATATA is a window encoding:
- the LOC100801512 gene encoding WAT1-related protein At1g09380 isoform X1; this encodes MGAGLVAFLLMVLVQLVYAVMNITSKLAIESGMSPLVLVAYRQLFATVSIAPFAYWLEWNTLPRITQRLMIQILFSSLTGVTGNQMLYFVGLKYSSATIACALTNLLPAFTFILAVLFRQENLGIKKRAGLAKVFGTILCVSGALLLSFYHGKTIGLGQSSIHWRYAEKMEGTSSSGKGNMFLGPLVVILSTLVWAAWFIIQKDISKTFPAPYTSTGLMCFMASFQCVIIAVCVDHRASAWSLHNAMRLSSALYAGIFCTGLAYCLMSWTIERKGPLYVSVFTPLQLVLTAILSWALLREKLYVGTAVGSLLIVLGLYSVLWGKSEEVNKGDGIEEDAVKEAVKDSKNDMELQSYVPSNGNNGRVIA
- the LOC100801512 gene encoding WAT1-related protein At1g09380 isoform X2, which encodes MIQILFSSLTGVTGNQMLYFVGLKYSSATIACALTNLLPAFTFILAVLFRQENLGIKKRAGLAKVFGTILCVSGALLLSFYHGKTIGLGQSSIHWRYAEKMEGTSSSGKGNMFLGPLVVILSTLVWAAWFIIQKDISKTFPAPYTSTGLMCFMASFQCVIIAVCVDHRASAWSLHNAMRLSSALYAGIFCTGLAYCLMSWTIERKGPLYVSVFTPLQLVLTAILSWALLREKLYVGTAVGSLLIVLGLYSVLWGKSEEVNKGDGIEEDAVKEAVKDSKNDMELQSYVPSNGNNGRVIA